A stretch of the Vigna radiata var. radiata cultivar VC1973A chromosome 7, Vradiata_ver6, whole genome shotgun sequence genome encodes the following:
- the LOC106769533 gene encoding uncharacterized protein LOC106769533 has translation MKKSSSSSFQNLGSFPSPGAPYYRERNVGSQKGWSSERVSKASSSGGISRRHTMAGLVTPFSGGRTMPSKWDEAERWISSPASAYAESRSSHAQLQRRPKSISGPIVPPGVAAFYSNYSPVLPLRQGLVVRNLVVGSPFSTGVLAPVAVSVHHYDPHDATVFGYDIDNGIQFSTPVLNENGVVLSSFSTAPTTCSELPCDHSSPISQDEKHDEMMNEEKEENEENGASNLSRCDKGTQMSPAETENDAHSSPMSSTATSAVDQQECHSPKLEVRDVQVDSQATIIRWSKRHGTKLAKKDLLHSKDSREISAQPQASCWEIDEPNIDNSKLKREEAKIIAWENLQKAKAETSIRKLEMKLEKKRSSSMDKILNKLRRAQLKAENMRSSIPEQQGQEVSKCRVFSFSKYAPMWSPGSCFGSNAQ, from the exons ATGAAGAAgagttcttcatcttctttccaGAACTTGGGTTCTTTCCCAAGTCCAGGGGCACCATATTATAGAGAGAGAAACGTTGGGAGCCAAAAGGGGTGGAGCTCAGAGAGAGTTTCAAAGGCTTCAAGCAGCGGCGGCATCAGTAGAAGGCACACTATGGCAGGGTTGGTAACACCTTTCAGTGGTGGAAGAACAATGCCCTCCAAATGGGATGAGGCTGAGAGGTGGATTTCTAGTCCAGCTTCTGCCTATGCTGAGAGCAGAAGTTCCCACGCACAACTTCAGCGCAGACCCAAGTCAATAAGTGGCCCAATTGTGCCTCCTGGAGTAGCTGCTTTCTATTCAAATTACTCACCTGTGCTTCCACTGCGCCAAGGGTTGGTTGTCAGAAACTTGGTAGTGGGTTCTCCCTTCTCAACTGGGGTGTTGGCACCGGTTGCTGTTTCTGTTCACCATTATGATCCACATGATGCCACTGTTTTTGGTTATGACATCGACAATGGGATACAGTTTTCCACTCCTGTGCTCAACGAGAATGGTGTCGTGCTTTCTTCATTCTCCACTGCACCCACCACGTGTTCTGAACTGCCATGTGATCATTCATCTCCTATCTCTCAAG ATGAGAAACATGATGAAATGATGAATGAGGAAAAGGAGGAAAATGAGGAAAATGGAGCATCTAATTTGTCAAGATGTGACAAAGGTACCCAAATGAGCCCTGCAGAGACAGAGAATGATGCACATTCATCTCCTATGTCTTCTACGGCCACTTCAGCTGTGGATCAACAAGAATGTCATTCTCCTAAATTAGAAGTCAGAGATGTGCAAGTTGACAGTCAAGCTACTATTATCAGATGGTCCAAGAGGCATGGAACCAAATTGGCCAAAAAAGACTTACTGCACAGCAAAGACTCGAGAGAGATTAGTGCACAACCCCAGGCTTCATGTTGGGAAATTGACGAGCCAAACATAGACAATTCCAA GTTAAAGAGAGAGGAAGCCAAAATCATTGCATGGGAGAATTTGCAGAAAGCAAAGGCTGAAACTTCTATAAGGAAACTTGAG atgaaattagaaaagaagAGATCTTCATCAATGGATAAGATTCTAAACAAGTTGCGAAGAGCACAGCTGAAAGCTGAAAATATGAGAAGTTCAATTCCTGAGCAGCAGGGCCAAGAGGTTTCCAAGTGCAGAGTATTTTCGTTCTCCAAATATGCTCCGATGTGGTCTCCAGGCAGTTGCTTCGGCAGCAATGCTCAGTGA
- the LOC106767053 gene encoding transcription factor HEC2: MDVDIVKASACDTTNMDVMAMMMQMEKFSEFCDPFYTTTPPYTEADMLSSGSSSTSVSTIFNNGTPPTLVDPPPPNVLNFSNNDNTYIQQPMTPSLHPPQPSTTSFPHPSEKKNSMAAMREMIFRIAVMQPIHIDPESIKPPKRRNVKISKDPQSVAARHRRERISEKIRILQRLVPGGTKMDTASMLDEAIHYVKFLKKQVQTLEQAGATRQHNHNTVAAVGFPIGMSNSNNVNYSSLLMKGCQPCQVFGSTSKQLLS; the protein is encoded by the coding sequence ATGGATGTGGACATAGTGAAGGCTTCCGCGTGTGACACCACCAACATGGACGTGATGGCAATGATGATGCAAATGGAAAAGTTCTCCGAATTCTGCGACCCTTTTTATACTACCACCCCACCTTACACAGAAGCCGACATGTTATCGAGTGGAAGCTCCTCTACAAGTGTTTCCACCATTTTCAATAACGGAACTCCACCGACTCTCGTTGATCCACCACCGCCAAATGTTCTCAATTTTTCCAACAATGACAACACCTATATCCAGCAACCTATGACACCCTCTCTCCACCCCCCACAGCCTAGCACCACTTCCTTCCCCCACCCTTCTGAGAAGAAAAACTCTATGGCGGCGATGAGGGAAATGATATTCAGAATAGCGGTGATGCAACCTATTCACATAGACCCTGAATCCATAAAGCCACCGAAGCGAAGGAACGTGAAGATTTCAAAGGATCCGCAGAGCGTGGCGGCGAGGCACAGAAGGGAAAGGATAAGCGAGAAGATAAGGATTCTGCAGAGATTAGTCCCAGGTGGAACCAAGATGGACACGGCTTCGATGCTGGACGAGGCCATTCACTACGTGAAGTTCTTAAAGAAACAGGTCCAGACACTGGAACAGGCTGGGGCAACTAGACAACACAATCACAATACTGTTGCTGCTGTCGGTTTTCCAATAGGGATGTCTAACTCCAACAACGTTAACTATTCTTCTTTGTTAATGAAGGGTTGCCAACCTTGTCAAGTTTTCGGTTCTACTTCCAAACAATTGCTCAGCTAA
- the LOC106768063 gene encoding uncharacterized protein LOC106768063, producing METNCNCNKSFADSYMLLKPEKAGFFDLLRLLTFRNISQRKFVESHAADDFNETLGHRWLIFISILAQKLLQLVAKPLSLFGTGVELFINFIALNDGVFSLLSNFLKGALVFPDPKSEKYLSFVGNLDVRVKLDATPEDLKYYPALSMMASKASYENEAFLKTTVEDKWKMEFVGLYNCMNEYQGKSTTQVLIVLDKHEDQHTYVVAFRGTEPFDADAWCTDLDISWYGIPGVGRMHGGFMKALGLQKNVGWTKEVGERDESLPPLAYYFIRDILRKALSENEKAKFIVTGHSLGGALSILFGTILCLHQETLLLERLEGIYTFGQPRVGDEVYAKYMKRKLKEHCIRYFRFVYCNDLVPRLPYDDQEMMFKHFGTCLFFNRRYELEVLEEQPNKNYFSPWCVIPMMLNAILELVRSFVIVYQSGPYYREGWFLFGFRTIGLVIPGLPAHCPQDYINSTLLGTIEKHFKLE from the exons ATGGAAACCAATTGCAACTGCAACAAGAGCTTCGCGGACAGTTACATGTTGTTGAAGCCCGAGAAAGCAGGTTTCTTTGATCTTCTCCGTCTCTTAACTTTCAGAAACATATCGCAAAGGAAGTTTGTGGAAAGCCATGCAGCGGATGATTTCAATGAAACTTTGGGTCATCGATGGCtcatatttatttctattttggcTCAGAAGCTTTTGCAGCTTGTGGCTAAACCGTTGTCACTCTTTGGAACTGGCGTTGAGCTTTTTATCAACTTCATTGCACTCAATGATGGCGTATTCAGCCTTCTTTCTAACTTTCTCAAAG GTGCCTTGGTCTTTCCCGATCCTAAATCAGAAAAGTATTTATCTTTTGTCGGAAATTTGGATGTGCGGGTAAAGTTGGATGCTACGCCTGAAGATCTTAAGTACTATCCTGCACTTTCTATGATGGCTTCCAAAGCATCCTACGAGAACGAAGCTTTTCTTAAAACTACCGTGGAAGATAAATGGAAg ATGGAATTTGTGGGACTGTACAACTGCATGAATG AGTATCAAGGAAAGTCGACAACTCAAGTGTTAATTGTTTTGGATAAGCATGAAGATCAGCATACATATGTCGTAGCTTTCAGAGGAACGGAGCCGTTCGATGCTGATGCATGGTGCACTGATCTGGACATCTCCTGGTACGGAATTCCCGGCGTTGGAAGAATGCATGGTGGGTTTATGAAAGCCTTAGGGCTACAGAAAAACGTTGGGTGGACAAAGGAAGTTGGAGAGCGAGACGAGAGTCTTCCTCCCTTAGCCTACTACTTCATCAGAGACATTCTAAGAAAAGCTTTGAGCGAAAACGAGAAAGCAAAGTTCATAGTGACAGGGCACAGTTTGGGAGGAGCACTCTCAATACTGTTTGGGACGATCTTGTGTTTGCACCAAGAGACATTGCTGTTGGAGAGGTTGGAAGGGATCTACACCTTCGGGCAACCAAGGGTTGGAGATGAAGTGTATGCAAAGTATATGAAACGAAAATTAAAGGAACATTGTATCAGGTATTTTAGGTTTGTCTACTGCAACGACCTTGTTCCGAGGTTGCCCTACGATGACCAGGAAATGATGTTCAAGCACTTTGGGACATGTCTTTTCTTTAACAGGCGCTATGAACTTGAG GTTCTTGAAGAGCAACCGAATAAGAACTACTTCTCACCGTGGTGCGTTATACCTATGATGTTGAACGCAATCTTGGAGCTGGTAAGGAGCTTCGTTATCGTGTACCAAAGTGGACCTTATTACAGAGAAGGATGGTTTCTGTTTGGTTTCAGGACAATAGGGTTAGTAATACCTGGTCTACCTGCTCATTGTCCTCAAGATTACATTAATTCCACTCTTCTAGGAACCATTGAAAAGCACTTCAAACTGGAGTGA
- the LOC106766253 gene encoding uncharacterized protein LOC106766253, with amino-acid sequence MANILKCIGDIIESLLNPQASFHNNVFILIFNCIRGKEVVNKESKYYVSIIGHLDKRVELLDNSVKIEDPDRYNAVLSVMASKVSYENKAFVHDIVVDHWKMELVECRDYWNDCQEKATTQGFIMLEKSEEKHRYMVAFRGTELFDADAWSTDIDISWFEIPGVGRIHSGFMKALGLPLDLNKEELIWPKEIETDERRPRAYYSIRDLLKKHLKGNDKAKFSLTGHSLGGALAILFPAMLMLHDETFLLERLEGVYTFGQPRVGNKTFASYMDKNLKHYSIKYFRFVYCNDIVPRLPFDDGILKFEHFGSCLYYDRSYNGKKVQEEPNKNYFSWKAMIPMKVNALWELVRSFTIVYKYGDEYKEGWLLRFIRLLGLLLPAGIPAHGTQDYVNIARLGIPSHLD; translated from the exons ATGGCTAATATCTTAAAATGTATTGGAGATATCATTGAGTCTCTTCTGAACCCTCAGGCTTCTTTCCACAACAATGTCTTCATTCTGATATTCAACTGTATCCGAG GGAAGGAGGTAGTGAATAAAGAGTCTAAATATTATGTGTCAATAATTGGTCATTTGGACAAGCGAGTAGAGTTGTTAGACAATAGCGTCAAAATTGAAGACCCCGACAGGTACAATGCTGTTTTGTCTGTCATGGCTTCTAAAGTATCGTACGAGAATAAAGCTTTCGTTCATGATATTGTGGTAGATCACTGGAAG ATGGAGCTGGTTGAATGTCGTGACTACTGGAAtg ATTGTCAAGAAAAAGCAACAACTCAGGGTTTTATCATGTTAGAAAAAAGTGAAGAGAAGCATAGGTACATGGTGGCTTTCAGAGGAACCGAACTCTTTGATGCTGATGCATGGTCCACTGATATCGACATCTCATGGTTTGAGATTCCTGGTGTAGGAAGAATCCACTCGGGTTTCATGAAAGCATTAGGGTTACCATTGGACTTGAACAAAGAAGAGTTGATATGGCCTAAGGAAATCGAAACCGATGAGAGGCGTCCACGTGCCTATTACTCCATAAGGGATTTACTAAAGAAGCATTTGAAGGGAAATGATAAAGCAAAGTTTAGTTTGACGGGTCATAGTCTTGGTGGAGCTCTTGCAATTCTCTTTCCGGCAATGCTGATGCTGCATGACGAAACATTTCTGTTGGAAAGACTTGAAGGGGTGTACACGTTTGGACAACCTAGAGTTGGAAATAAAACATTTGCAAGTTACATGGATAAAAACTTGAAACATTATAGCATCAAGTATTTCAGGTTTGTTTACTGCAACGATATTGTTCCTAGGTTGCCCTTCGATGATGGCATCCTCAAATTCGAGCACTTTGGATCATGTCTATATTATGACAGGAGCTATAACGGCAAG AAAGTGCAAGAGGAGCCGAACAAAAATTACTTCTCGTGGAAGGCTATGATACCGATGAAGGTTAATGCTTTGTGGGAACTTGTAAGGAGCTTCACTATTGTGTATAAATATGGAGACGAGTACAAAGAAGGATGGCTTCTAAGATTTATTAGGCTTTTGGGCTTACTACTTCCTGCAGGTATACCAGCCCATGGTACTCAGGATTACGTTAATATTGCCCGCCTGGGAATTCCCTCACATTTGGATTGA